From the genome of Astatotilapia calliptera chromosome 3, fAstCal1.2, whole genome shotgun sequence:
TGAACAACCGCCATTTTTAACCGAAACTTGCATCATGCTCAGAAGCCTGGATAAAATCCATTGCCATTTGAGGATTATTTGGTAAGTACAACCATTTAAGGATGACATATTTGGTTAATGTGTACTAAATGATAAACATCCGACATTTTCGGGAGTActtctgtatgttttattttaaaacaaatgatgtctggtaattttttttagcattctAGCTTGTATGCCTCTCACAGGTGTTATTAGTCAGGCATTTAACAAATATTATCGGGTCCACTTCGGTGTAATTTCCCAAAATGTTTTACGATTCATGTTAAGCTGCAACTTGCCTACTAAGAACTGCAGCTTTAAAATTACTCCCAACATCTACCGCGCATGCTCCCTGGTGTCAGTAATGAGCACCAGGAGCGCCAGCGATCCGATCCGTTTGAAGAATGAAATATATGTATAGTGTATTTTAGAAACATGCATCAAATAAGTTGCTACATTGTTTGAAGGAATTCTACCCCGTGTTGATATCTGGTTTAGTGTTAATATCAGTGATTAAAGTGTAAGACATGCATTTATCTTGTGtcattaaaatgcagcattatGTGTAATATAGCtatatgtaatttatttaaCTCCTTGTATCAGTTCCATTGATTATCAAAGTGACAATTTGTGTGTTCCCCCCTTCATTTTATGTTGGTCAGCTAGTTCTGTCTGTCAGTAGATGCAACAAAAGTGGCTCAGATGTGGTTGTGGTTACTGTTATCTTTTATTGTAACTCTTGTTATCGTAATAAATACCAGAAAATATTGTGATAGGATTTTGAATCCATATTGCTGAGTTCTAATCTtctatttctttttaacatttttagggGTACAATTAATAATTATATTGTTGAACAGTCTAGAATTGATTAAAGCAAAAGTGAAAGCTTTCATGTATTGTCAAAATTGAAAAGCTTCTACTTTTGTGTTCATATATTTGTTGATCTGACTCAGAAGAGTCAGTGCCTAACCAATCATTAACCTCACTGAATGTCACTAATGTGAGATGTGTATACATTGTTTAATTACTCATCGCTAATCACTCATCTGTTAATATTTTTGACTTTGGTTTGGGAAGAGGTGGAAAAGAACCAAAATCTTGTCTCACATTGAGTTCTTATCTCCACCAGAATATCAGCATTGATGTTCGACAGGAATGCGTTCTAAAAACTATCTGTGTCTACTTAAATAAAAAGCCAGATGACCTGTTCAAGGAATTTTTGGTAAGTTAGAAAAGGGGAAagatcagtttgtttgtttgttttttttaatttgggatAGTAAATTGAAGATGGGCTCATTTGTTCATATGTATCTATATGCAATtagctttttccccccttgttttcattttaaggaTATGGATCTTAGTGCAAGAAGAGAAACGGAGCAGCTGACTTTAGGAGTCTGTGTTGTCAGACATGAAGGAGCAGACTCTGCAGATACACCTGAGGACATTGGTGTCATCATAGAAGGATACACTGTGCTGAAAGCTCTTAGTGATGTGGCAAAGGGGTGTGCCCTCCTGCTTGGACTAATCTACAGTCTAAATCTGAGGTACCCAAAGTACCTGAAATACatatttgaatttcttcagaagGTGCTGATGGAGTTGGATGGGAACAACCTATCCATGAAGGTGCAagttctgaaaaacaaactgcttgAGTGAAACAGCCTGCACTGAACTATAGAGGACACTGAACTGGTTACAAGATTCTCAAACCCATCTCCTTGCACTTTATAAACTGTTCAGTTTGAATTCCGCAAGAACTTCTGCAAGGCCTCATACTTTTTGGCATGCTTTGTTCATGTTGAACTTTTACCACCATCCAGCTGCATTGAACAAGACTGCTCCTAAGTTTGGACTTCATTttaagttttgaaaaaaaaaagttttttttaaatatggacAAAAATGCCACTAAAATCATTTCTACTTGTTGTTTATAGGACTGTATTGTGAGTTTTCCATTGTACCTGAAGCAAGTTTAAATTAAGTcatgttaatgttaaaaatgttggaATCACAACACTTTCCAGTTTTAATAACTTGATTTTAACATTCTGTATTATGTCTTCCTGAACTTAATATGCACTTGCATACATGTGAAGATATTTTTGTTTAGGAAAAAGGCATTGATCTAGAATTTTGAACAGCTCAAAGTTTGCTTCAGCACATTTTACACCAAGTGTTATTAAAGTTGGGTTAACtgaataaaattgtttgatttaTTCAATTTACTTTAAATAGAGTAAGTAATTTAATCCTATAGTTTCAGTAGAGCTCGTTTAGGGTTAGTCAATTTATCAGATGTACTTAAAATTTGTTGttcaaattaaatgtgtcataCATTTTAGATTTCACTAACCCAGTTATGTGGAACCGGTTGACATAACTGGGTGgagtaaatgcaacattttatttcttagaGTGTAGACATTTCAAACGTCTTGCAGTTCAGCTGGAGGCTGGTGTGGACCTCGACTGTGTTGTTTATATTGACtatagataaaaacaaaaataacaaaaagcacagcaggaattgtcacagcagctgcaggtcCAACAGATCCGATCTTCtctcctccatcctccttccctccatcctctgtgaGTCCTCCTGTCTGatctgcaggtgagaaacaggtgtgaggtgtcagctgtcaggtaggtgatgagtgaagaacagaacagaatccatttcctcttcaaactgctgtcagacattatctactgcactctgatcacatcactcagaccagctgctttctacaaagtctcatcaacaacatctttacaaacaaacatcaacaaccaggaagcagcttcacctctgatcacacacacactcaactctactcactcacctggaggatcaacaacAGTCAGTGTGATGTTGCCGCTGTACAACCATGATTGCGTTTCCTCCATGAAGACACGACACTCGTATGTTTCAGCGTCATTAATCGTCACATTTTTCAGAATcagagacacgtctccatctttcatctgtctgtcctgcagatccacccggctcttaaaagatggatgctgcctGAATGGCTCAAAGTGCTCATCCCGGTATAAAAGGACATATTCTTCATTCAGATCAGTTCTGCTCCATTGTACAGCTGTGAAGCTGATGTCTGGGActcgacatgtcagagtgacgttCTTTTGTCCAGATTTAGCTGTTATGTGTTTCTgatctgaaagaggaaacaacacagagcagagaagtTACAAAggtcaaaatgcaaaaaaatttcCAAATTTACGTAACAGTATGATGTTTGGTAAGTAAATTAATGTTGGCCAAATTAATACTGAGGAGGTTTCAGTGGAGATTTGTTTATCATGGTAGTACATAAAGactgaaacacaacaaa
Proteins encoded in this window:
- the LOC113014735 gene encoding uncharacterized protein LOC113014735, which gives rise to MATIAHASLFGGVVSVFLLVSAAVDQKHITAKSGQKNVTLTCRVPDISFTAVQWSRTDLNEEYVLLYRDEHFEPFRQHPSFKSRVDLQDRQMKDGDVSLILKNVTINDAETYECRVFMEETQSWLYSGNITLTVVDPPDQTGGLTEDGGKEDGGEKIGSVGPAAAVTIPAVLFVIFVFIYSQYKQHSRGPHQPPAELQDV